The genomic DNA AAGTTCATCTAAAATGATTTGATGCTCCCGTTCTATTAATGTCCCTCTAAGGGTTAAATATTGCACTTTATTATTTCTAATCATTTCATGACCCTTCCACAACACTTTTTGCATCTTTCGATTTATGGTAATAAGGTGTTGAACAATGTCTTCTTCTGGTTTCATTCTGTAATCTTGCACttctctcatcatcttatcaactTTCTTCCTTTGTGCTAAAGTTATTATCTCATCAGGCAATACAAATATGTTGCCATTTCTAACAATATGTATAATGAAATATTTTCAGTTGTTATCACTAATTAACAATTACTTTATAATAGTTTTCTTGACATAAAACTTTcgaatatattaaaaaatttaaaacataacattcataataaacacataattaatctaaataCAAAACTAAAACACATACTAAATACAAAtctaaatacaaaattaaattagtaaaaacccaaaaaccccatcacataaaaaaataaaaataatcgaatataacatactaaataaatttcataaaaatatatctaatcaacctaaaacatacttaacaaataaattaaagttaaattaatgTTTCAATTCTTATAAAGTTGAAGAACAAAGACcaaattctcttcatttctcattacattaaaaacaaattaaaacatcaatctattaatttataaaataaaaaaattaccttttctcTGTtagttttttttctcttctctttctccTTCCTTCTTTCTCTctattctctttttctttttctttcttctttttccctcACCAGTGCTGCCCTCTCTTCTCcttctcttctctttttctttctttttcttttcttcttcttgctTCTTGCTTCACCGAAGCTACTGCTAAACTTGGGGGACCTTATAATGGTCCCCAAATAGAAAAAACAAAGGAGGCCGTGCATCCTTGGTGCCGCCTCTGGCACCTCCACCTTCGGTGCCGCCTCTAGCACCTCTTCCATCACTTTTTTTACTAGCTTTttggttttttattattattttttaatagattTTTTGTCAGATTTTAAGTTGGTCACGCCTCTGACATAGGCGGCACCACCTTGGGTGTACCAATTTGGTACATGAtattttcattatattattttcgttttttttgtactatttcaataaaaaaactCAGAATTTAAATAACCAAACTTCCACTTATATCTAAATCaactaaaaaaacccaaaactctatTTACCAAATTACTCGATATATTTGTTATGCTAACATAAAATCCTATCGAAAAATTTCGAATAGAGGAACTTATTGGAAGAGGACTTGTCAAATTTTAAGGAAATTTTTGGGAACATCATTTCGTCACTCCACTTCTCAGTTGTTCTATCTTTACTTCTTACATCAAATCAACTTAAACATCAGTTACACTACTCCTTAATCAAGGCGATAAAGTTTTTACTCAAGGACCATCACAAGGTCTAGTCTATAAAAATACCCCACTTtttcacccaaaaaaaaaaactccaaaGACATTAATATTATCCAAATTTTGTATAGAATTCGCCAGATATCTGAAGTTATCACTAATGGATCTTTGCATCATTGTAGCCTCCACCACCAAATCTTACATCTAACAATTGGTGCCATCTATGATCCATCTTTTTATATTCTATGAAAATTTAatagaatatataaatttatagattaaatttattaaataaagattaaattgataaaatttataaatattataggataaatttattattatgccaaTAAAAGTACGTAcaattattgaaaaataataatattataattaattattctcAGTTGTTCACTTTTAAAATTGATAAGCATTAAACTATTTCAatctaatcaaaacaaaattaaaagagacCGAAATCTTTttatctaaaattttctataataaatttttaaaggaaaagGTGGGTAAAGCTTTTCATCTCTCAGCTTCTACATCTTTATAATATTCAATTCTAAGCTTACGTTTGAATTGAAAGTAGGGAGGGAAAGGAAAGGATGATTGTGATAGGCTTTATAAGTTAGGCCAAGAAAAGTAAGGAAATTGAGTATCCTTTTGTTTTGTTTGGAAGTTAAATTTGGGGAAAGCTAAGGAAaggaaaacaaaataaattttaagatgaaaagtgtttttcttttcttttataaataattttatggaaatgttaaaattgtaaaaattaatgaTAATTAATCATTTCATTATCTATCCAAACAAAAACtattaaaattacttaaaatttttTCCTTGGCTAATTTTAATTATCTAAACAAGATAGTTCTTTAGCTTTCCACTCTTTTACTTTTAATCTAAACATAGTGTAAGGAAATTGAAGACAATCCATTACGTTTTCATCtatctttcaaataaattatgagtCCATTACGTTTTCATCtatctttcaaataaattatgagaATCATACTTGACTATTAAATATCAATAGATATAAAAATATTGAAGAGAAGCCAAACCTTACTGAGCATAGCAGTGGCACAAGTTGAGCATCCATTCGTTAGTTTAACTaagaataaacaaataaaaaattgaataaagtaATAATTATGAATCAAGCCAGTGGTAATGTGGCAAAATGTAATGTTATTTTAAGTCTAATTGAGGGCTCAACCTGGACACCTTCGAAATAAACAAACATAAGTTAATCTATATATACATGAAGAGTTAAGGCAAGCATGGGTATCAAATCTAAATCGCTCAACATTTCCATTAGGAATTCGAAGCCCAACCAATACATATTTGCACTCACTTTTCCTTGATATTTAAATCAGAacctaattattaaatttatttttgttaacaAAAGGTTTTGCTACAGACCCAGGAGtgttattttcttaaaatttaatgaaaagaGTGCATTAGGAAAAacgcttatttattatttttttttttccttctaaaGTAAACAGAGGTAAGAAATCCAGAGAAAAGGATGAAGGCAAAAAATTCCATTAGAGTTCTAACTCAAAATGAATTGCGTGTGACATTTCTAACAAAAGAACCCAACCAACAGGAATTTTATAAAATACAATAAAACCGTGACATTGTTTTGCACCACCTTACCTTGTCTCATAATCCATAACCCAAAAAATTcgtattcaaaataataatgtaTTTTCCATTTGTCAAAATTTGTGGTAAAGATTTAAGTTCTGCTCTAATACCTCCACCTCCACCTCCACCTcaaactcaaatctttcttcttttccCAACCCTCTAAACCCCACCCCACCCCACCATAAAGATTATTTCTGCAACATAAAGAATCAAAGACAAATCGGTTTCCGATGTGAAGAAGAAACTGTAAACTTCAAGTTAGGTGAGAAATCCTTCTTAGCTCAGTATCAGCAAATTTTATGACATTCTGCCTTACCACAAGCCGATAGCCTTCCACCAGATGCCTCCTACTCCGAGCCAGATTATAATATTCACCACCGATATCAGGAAACCATATCCCCACCATTTTGCTAGTGGTACATAGCCCGCCCCATAGAATACAGGTGCGGATCCAATTCCATAATGAGTAATGCCTCCCATTAGGTTGGAGAGGAATGATAGAACAAGGGCTCCCAAATACGATGGAGTGCCCAAAGCACTAGCCACAGACAAGAAGGCTGTAAACATGGCACCAATATGAGCAGCTCCACTGGCAAAGAAGTAATGCGAGTAGAAATAGAGAAGAACCAGAATGCCAAATGACATTTGCCATGAAAGACCTAATCCACCTACGACCTGTAAAAATGAGCAGATCATTGACATGAAAGGCAATTCCAAAGATCTGAATTTTTAATTTCCATCAGACCTGTGCAACAACCCTCGTAAAAAAGGTTCCTAGTGTGATTGCCAAAGCAGAAGCATTGAATAAAGCAGTGTCAGAACAACTTAGCCTAAAAGAAAAGGAACATCCTAGGGCATTGTTTAATAAGACTCAAATGGACACGCCAAAGTAGTATGAAAATATTAATAGAACATGAAAACAGAACTAGAGAGAGCCAAATAATCATACTGACTAGATAGATATATTACAATGTAGAGCACAAGTATTTCAATAGTTTGCATTATTTAAGAGAAGATATAAATAGCCAATGGTATTCTGGTTTTTCctttctattttccttttaagaaAACATGTGATTCCAAGTATGTCCAGAAAAAGCAAAGCACTGCATGTAGATTATGGTGATGGCTCTTTGGTGATTCCATAAAAAGTTTTAGTAATTGGACATGGCAGAGAGAAAATAAGACGAAAGTACAAGGAAAACAGGACAAACCTTAACAACGGTTTGACTAAACCATGAGATGAGACCATATTTGTTCAAATACCCAGCCATAGCAATGAGTGCGGCAAACCAAGTAAGTGTATCCCATGCAACTGATTCAGCAAGACACTCCTTCCATGTTACTACCCCAGTCACAAGTAGGACAGATAACCCAAGAATGGCAGCAGTAACAGCATCCACATTTAACGCCCCTCCAAAAATCCAGAGCCCCACCTAATGCAACAGAGGAAGATAAGAGAAAATTCTTGATAGTTGAACATACAAGCTCTCACATAAGTAGCTTTCAGCCTTTCACGCTCATCAGTAGTAGCCATAGTTACTAATGCCGTTGTACGTGCAGTAAAAGATTCGCATCAAATGAGAGCAGAAAGTAATACAACCAGAAATAGCATTGAAAGTCTATTAATCAGTTGAGAGCAATCAAAATATTGCTGCAGAacataaaattgaatgaaatgcaGGAAAACCTAGCCATATTTCAGTATTTACTTTATCAATACTCAAGGATTCAAATCAATAACGAGGCACCTAGAGATACTATCACATGCATGATTCATTTCCAGCTAATGAAATTGCAGCACCTCTGAGGTTTGGATACAGCTATGAAGCACATAAAATATGAAAACCTTTGAGGCCTATGTAGCGAACAATTAAAATGGCAAACAGAAAACCTGAAAAATTGCAGTATTTCCTCAAAATCCTACATATATCTAACATCTTTAGAAGAATTCCATATTAATTATGCTAAGTCTGCAGGGTAAGATCATATAAAGCATAATAATGTCTAGATTTTCATGAGCTTGTGAGGGGATCATTAAGCCATTTCCATCATGCTTATTTTATTTGATAATCATTAACAAATAGAATATGgcatgaaaaattttatatttgaccAAATTACTTGTTAAGAAGTATCTAGGAAGCAAGATTATGAATCCATAACATAACCTGATTTTTTTACTACTGTATCTGTTAAACCTATAAGCTCCAAAAACAGATTTATTTCAAAAGTTCACTTCCAAAATCACATTGAGTGGCAATGCATCCATGTTTATATTCCAAAAACTCTTTTGAGACCTGCTTAGCATGAATACTCCTAGATGGCAAAATAAAACCAGATCAAACATAGCTCTCATCCAAACTTCCAAAAACTTTATACCTCTTTAGTCCATTAAGATGGTAGGAGGTAACTGTAACAACCATGTCTTGAACTCTTAGTGGATACCATACTAACACAACATAAATTGATGTAACAACTTAATTAAACGCAAATACTGAAGCAGAGCAAAATATATAACCACATGAACAGATTGAGCATAGAAAAGTACATTTTCCCCCAAATCCTAATTTTTATAGTATCTCTCTCCCTCCGCACTAAAAGGATGTACTAGCTGCTAAGTGTAGCTCTTCAAGGAAAGACAAAGCAGGGAACAGAGACATGTGCCAGTGTCATAAGGTCAAGGTCAACGACTGTCTGTAGAATCCAACAGAACGATTACCACAAGCAACAGCTAAAACTAGAAAATCTAAAACAGATGAAGAACTTTAAATGATGGCGGAAAATGAGCGCCTCTCAAACTAAAATGTGGCTAGCCTCGTGATCACATGTCACTAATGTCacctataattattttttcaGTGCGACATTTCCATTTGATAGATTGTGATAGCAGACAAAACATACTTACACAGTTGTAAAGGCATTAggtataattaaaacataaagaaTCAAAGGTTAAGAAGATTTTATCAATAgatgttaatattattatacCGTTAGAAATAGAGTCCCAGCCATGATAATCTCATTCTTGGACATCGGCCCCATCTTCTCCAGTTTCTCCCTAGCAAGCTTTGGCGCGTCGGGACTAGTTTTCACCGTTGGTGGATAAATAACATACAAAATCAATGGCACAACAAGCAACGAAACTAAACCCGGCACAAATGCCGCCTTAGCCCAATCCATCCACCCGATCTGCTGTTTAATGGTATTGAAAGCTAAATTAGCACTTAATGGATTCGCCGCCATTGCAGTTAAAAACATCGAAGAAGAAATAACGGAAGTTTGGAAACATGTCAGCATTAACCAAGATCCTAATCTATTTTCCGTTCCGTCACCCACGTTGCTGCCACACGCGGCGCAGAGAGATTTGACTAGAGGGAGGAAAATTCCTCCGGCGCGTGCGGATACGGATGGAATTGCCGGCGCTAATAAAGCTTCGCTGAAGACTAAGCTGTAGCCTAAACCTAAAGAGGAAGATCCGAATAAGGAAACGAATTGGTAAGCGATTCGATTACCAAGCCCAGTCTTGATGAAACCCCGAGCGAAGAAGAAGGCGAGAGCGATTAGCCAAGGAATGGGATCGCCAAAAGCGGAGAAGGCAGCGGAAAAGGTTAGGGT from Gossypium arboreum isolate Shixiya-1 chromosome 9, ASM2569848v2, whole genome shotgun sequence includes the following:
- the LOC108457283 gene encoding dicarboxylate transporter 1, chloroplastic, with translation MASVALTSSCPLGYSRIKSLAFSSRSCPNPVFSPPFLPKSTSHNSSFIKQLSLTPVITNNRIQKRHSKLTVKAAASTPAAVTPPSQQPWQGAALKPLIASIATGVILWFLPVPSGVSRNAWQLLSIFLATIVGIITQPLPLGAVALLGLGASVLTKTLTFSAAFSAFGDPIPWLIALAFFFARGFIKTGLGNRIAYQFVSLFGSSSLGLGYSLVFSEALLAPAIPSVSARAGGIFLPLVKSLCAACGSNVGDGTENRLGSWLMLTCFQTSVISSSMFLTAMAANPLSANLAFNTIKQQIGWMDWAKAAFVPGLVSLLVVPLILYVIYPPTVKTSPDAPKLAREKLEKMGPMSKNEIIMAGTLFLTVGLWIFGGALNVDAVTAAILGLSVLLVTGVVTWKECLAESVAWDTLTWFAALIAMAGYLNKYGLISWFSQTVVKVVGGLGLSWQMSFGILVLLYFYSHYFFASGAAHIGAMFTAFLSVASALGTPSYLGALVLSFLSNLMGGITHYGIGSAPVFYGAGYVPLAKWWGYGFLISVVNIIIWLGVGGIWWKAIGLW